The following are encoded together in the Methylorubrum sp. B1-46 genome:
- a CDS encoding glycosyltransferase family 39 protein, translated as MIDLGVAPAASARAEGIRPPAALLAGLLNRVDRVLSFGAASHLRACLLLLLIGLASFLPGFASLQPMDRDEPRFAQASKQMLETGDLVDIRFQAEARHKKPVGIYWAQAAAVAAGEALGVPRARTQIGLYRIPSLLGALAATLLTYWAALALLDRRRALLAAALFSACIMLSAEARLAKTDALLTACSVAAFGALARAWLGRAQLERRRGPASLGTALVFWLGIALGVLVKGPMVPLFAGLAALVLSLREGSARWLLDLRPRLGLLITLVVVAPWFLAIAWKSGGAFFGEAVGRDMLGKVGSGAEKHWGPPGAYALAFFATFWPGAAFAALAIPFAWARRGEEAVALLLAWIVPMWLIFEAVPTKLPHYVLPLMPAVAILTVLALSRGALDPRRPGARWVAGLVVLIPVGLTLGLSLAAWRLDHVLPLAALPLLLAACALAALAWAVFAQGGRQRAGQRAGEGALALGIAASVVLSAAVFGLTQPVLQSLKVSPRLAAIRDALPCEAPRVASLGLREPSLVFTIGTDLAMLNSGAEAAAFLREGGCRLVLVEDRFAAEFAAAEGGLPLSPAGRVTGFNINGGKPVGVSAYAALPGATP; from the coding sequence ATGATCGATCTCGGCGTCGCGCCGGCCGCGTCGGCGCGGGCGGAGGGGATCCGGCCGCCGGCCGCCTTGCTGGCCGGCCTCCTGAACCGCGTGGATCGGGTACTGTCCTTCGGGGCGGCGAGCCATCTCCGGGCCTGCCTTCTGCTTCTGCTCATCGGGCTCGCGAGTTTCCTGCCGGGCTTCGCCTCGCTCCAGCCGATGGACCGGGATGAGCCGCGCTTCGCCCAGGCCTCCAAGCAGATGCTGGAGACGGGCGACCTCGTCGATATCCGCTTCCAGGCCGAGGCGCGCCACAAGAAGCCGGTCGGGATCTACTGGGCACAGGCCGCCGCTGTGGCCGCCGGCGAGGCGCTCGGCGTCCCGCGGGCGCGCACGCAGATCGGTCTCTACCGCATCCCCTCCCTCCTCGGCGCGCTGGCGGCGACCCTGCTGACCTACTGGGCGGCGCTCGCCCTGCTCGACCGGCGCCGGGCGCTGCTGGCGGCGGCGCTGTTTTCCGCCTGCATCATGCTCTCGGCCGAAGCGCGGCTGGCCAAGACCGACGCGCTGCTCACCGCCTGTTCGGTCGCCGCCTTCGGCGCGCTCGCCCGCGCCTGGCTCGGCCGCGCCCAGCTGGAGCGCCGCCGCGGTCCGGCCTCGCTCGGGACGGCGCTCGTCTTCTGGCTCGGGATCGCCCTCGGCGTGCTCGTGAAGGGGCCGATGGTGCCGCTGTTTGCCGGCCTCGCCGCCCTCGTCCTCTCCTTACGCGAGGGCTCCGCCCGCTGGCTCCTCGACCTCCGGCCGCGGCTGGGGCTCCTCATCACGCTGGTCGTGGTGGCGCCCTGGTTCCTGGCGATCGCCTGGAAGAGCGGCGGCGCCTTCTTCGGCGAGGCGGTGGGGCGCGACATGCTCGGCAAGGTCGGCTCCGGTGCCGAGAAGCATTGGGGCCCGCCTGGCGCCTACGCACTCGCCTTCTTCGCCACCTTCTGGCCGGGCGCGGCCTTCGCCGCCCTGGCGATCCCCTTCGCTTGGGCGCGGCGGGGCGAGGAGGCAGTGGCGCTGCTGCTGGCCTGGATCGTGCCGATGTGGCTGATCTTCGAGGCGGTGCCGACCAAGCTGCCGCACTACGTCCTGCCGCTGATGCCGGCGGTGGCGATCCTCACCGTGCTGGCGCTGTCGCGCGGCGCGCTCGACCCGCGCCGTCCGGGCGCGCGCTGGGTGGCGGGTCTCGTCGTGCTGATCCCGGTTGGGCTGACGCTGGGCCTGAGCCTCGCCGCATGGCGCCTCGATCACGTGCTGCCGCTCGCCGCCCTGCCGCTGCTCCTCGCCGCCTGCGCCCTGGCGGCGCTCGCCTGGGCCGTCTTCGCGCAAGGCGGCCGGCAAAGAGCGGGGCAACGGGCCGGGGAGGGCGCTCTGGCCCTCGGCATCGCCGCCTCGGTGGTGCTGTCGGCCGCCGTCTTCGGCCTGACCCAACCGGTGCTGCAGAGTCTCAAGGTCTCGCCGCGTCTCGCCGCGATCCGCGACGCCCTGCCCTGCGAGGCTCCGCGCGTGGCGAGCCTGGGGCTCCGCGAGCCGAGCCTCGTCTTCACCATCGGCACGGATCTGGCCATGCTGAATTCCGGCGCGGAGGCCGCCGCCTTCCTGCGAGAGGGCGGCTGCCGCCTCGTGCTGGTCGAGGACCGGTTCGCAGCCGAATTCGCCGCCGCGGAAGGCGGGCTCCCGCTGAGCCCCGCCGGCCGGGTCACGGGCTTCAACATCAACGGCGGCAAGCCGGTCGGGGTCTCCGCCTACGCCGCGCTGCCGGGCGCCACACCATGA
- a CDS encoding glycosyltransferase family 2 protein: protein MSMTNDPEPRLSVVVPVKNEAGNIEALVAEIGHACHNLAPFEVIYVDDGSTDETLATLQGLRGKHPWLRVVRHDRSGGQSGAVRSGVLRARAPVIATLDGDGQNDPSFIPVLFAALEQGGASIGLAQGQRIGRKGAWKQFQSKIANGVRGKILKDATRDTGCGLKVFRREVYLALPYFDALHRFMPALVTREGFGVVHRDVVDRPRFTGRSNYGMFDRLWVGILDLAGVWWLIRRRRPAPRAEDVPEDLPHSETR from the coding sequence ATGAGCATGACGAACGATCCCGAGCCGCGCCTCAGCGTGGTGGTGCCGGTGAAGAACGAGGCCGGCAACATCGAGGCGCTGGTGGCCGAGATCGGCCATGCCTGCCACAACCTTGCGCCGTTCGAGGTCATCTACGTCGATGACGGCTCAACGGACGAGACCCTGGCCACGCTCCAGGGGCTGCGGGGCAAGCATCCCTGGCTCCGAGTCGTGCGCCACGACCGCAGCGGCGGCCAGAGCGGGGCGGTGCGCAGCGGCGTGCTGCGCGCCCGTGCGCCCGTCATTGCCACCCTCGACGGCGATGGCCAGAACGACCCCTCCTTCATCCCCGTGCTCTTCGCCGCCCTCGAACAGGGCGGCGCGAGCATCGGCCTCGCCCAGGGTCAGCGGATCGGCCGAAAAGGGGCCTGGAAGCAATTCCAGTCGAAGATCGCCAACGGCGTGCGCGGAAAGATCCTGAAGGACGCCACCCGCGACACCGGCTGCGGCCTCAAGGTGTTCCGTCGCGAGGTCTACCTCGCGCTGCCCTATTTCGACGCGCTCCACCGCTTCATGCCGGCGCTCGTCACCCGCGAGGGGTTCGGGGTGGTCCACCGCGACGTGGTGGACCGGCCGCGCTTCACCGGCCGCTCGAATTACGGGATGTTCGACCGGCTCTGGGTCGGCATCCTCGATCTGGCCGGGGTGTGGTGGCTGATCCGGCGGCGGCGCCCGGCCCCGCGGGCCGAGGATGTGCCCGAGGACCTGCCGCACAGCGAGACCCGGTGA
- a CDS encoding lipid-A-disaccharide synthase N-terminal domain-containing protein: MLIQLAEDLPAYFYDVFVTRFDFWLVFGIGAQLVFGSRFILQWIASERAGKSVMPLSFWFLSILGGLMTLVYGFVRREPVIIIGQGLSTVIYLRNLALIFRERRRARNS, encoded by the coding sequence ATGCTGATCCAGCTCGCCGAGGACCTCCCGGCCTATTTCTACGACGTGTTCGTCACCCGCTTCGATTTCTGGCTGGTGTTCGGCATCGGGGCGCAGCTCGTGTTCGGCTCGCGCTTCATCCTGCAATGGATCGCCAGCGAGCGGGCGGGCAAGAGCGTGATGCCGCTCTCGTTCTGGTTCCTGTCGATCCTCGGCGGGCTGATGACCCTGGTCTACGGCTTCGTGCGCCGGGAGCCGGTGATCATCATCGGCCAGGGCCTCTCGACCGTCATCTACCTGCGCAACCTCGCCCTGATCTTTCGCGAGCGGCGCCGCGCCCGCAACAGCTGA
- a CDS encoding DUF2721 domain-containing protein, protein MFPTGFEAADPESIAHIIQVALAPAFLLSALATLLNVFSTRLGRVADKVDALSASLPGANAEARATLALRLAYLRRRSLLLDGAVVLASLGGVMTGAAVLTLFVGALRDASAASVLLACFGLALACTILAILAFLAEIRLAGRGIRLEVERKQDRAA, encoded by the coding sequence ATGTTCCCGACCGGTTTCGAGGCGGCCGACCCCGAGAGCATCGCCCACATCATTCAGGTGGCGCTCGCCCCCGCCTTCCTGCTCTCGGCGCTGGCGACCCTGCTCAACGTGTTCTCGACCCGGCTGGGCCGCGTCGCCGACAAGGTCGATGCGCTCTCGGCCAGCCTGCCCGGCGCGAACGCGGAGGCGCGGGCGACGCTGGCCCTGCGCCTCGCCTACCTGCGCCGCCGCTCACTCCTGCTCGACGGCGCCGTGGTGCTGGCGAGCCTCGGCGGCGTGATGACGGGGGCGGCCGTGCTGACCCTGTTCGTCGGCGCGCTCAGGGACGCCTCCGCGGCCTCGGTTCTGCTCGCCTGCTTCGGCCTCGCGCTTGCCTGCACCATCCTGGCGATCCTGGCCTTTCTCGCTGAGATCCGTCTGGCCGGCCGGGGCATAAGGCTTGAGGTCGAGCGCAAGCAGGACCGGGCGGCGTAA
- a CDS encoding NAD(P)/FAD-dependent oxidoreductase, with protein sequence MSEAPLDFVIVGAGFSGLAMAIRARQAGFDRLVVLEKAAGVGGTWRENTYPGAACDVPSQLYSLSFAPKSDWSRLFAPQPEIQSYLEGLVAAHGLAPLLRLETRVERAVFDAAAGLWRVETDRGDVCARVLVGAMGALHHPALPRLPGLDSFAGTAFHSAAWDHACDLRGKRVGVIGTGASAVQFVPEIVDQVAHLTQFQRSAPWILPRGDRPVGGGRRRLMRLAPLRRLYRASLFWRREAAALLGFTRVSTITALAEAGARRHLAASIADPDLRERLTPDYRLGCKRVLLSDDYYPALARPHASLVTAPIRAVLPHGVVTADGTEHPLDVLIFATGFSPGGSLLRTEVIGRDGLSLLQAWKGGADAFHGVSVAGFPNFFLLLGPNTGLGHNSVLLMVEAQVAHVLDALERLRDHPGGVLEVRPEAQARFRAEVDARMEGSIWTEGGCGSWYLDRSGRNRTLWPGTVSDYVRGTERMRAEDYSLFDPHRSADIGQRPSAASAPG encoded by the coding sequence ATGAGCGAGGCGCCCCTCGACTTTGTCATCGTCGGCGCCGGCTTCTCCGGGCTCGCCATGGCGATCCGCGCGCGGCAGGCCGGGTTCGACCGCCTCGTCGTGCTGGAAAAGGCCGCGGGCGTCGGCGGGACGTGGCGGGAGAACACCTATCCGGGGGCGGCCTGCGACGTGCCCTCGCAACTCTACTCCCTTTCCTTTGCCCCGAAATCCGACTGGAGCCGCCTGTTCGCGCCCCAGCCCGAGATTCAGAGCTATCTGGAGGGGCTCGTCGCCGCGCACGGCCTCGCGCCGCTCCTGCGGCTGGAGACCCGCGTCGAGCGCGCCGTCTTCGATGCGGCCGCGGGCCTGTGGCGGGTCGAGACCGACCGGGGCGACGTCTGCGCCCGCGTGCTGGTGGGCGCGATGGGCGCCCTGCACCACCCGGCCCTGCCCCGCCTGCCCGGCCTGGACAGCTTCGCCGGCACCGCCTTCCACTCCGCGGCCTGGGACCATGCCTGCGACCTGCGGGGCAAGCGCGTCGGCGTCATCGGCACGGGGGCGAGCGCGGTGCAGTTCGTGCCGGAAATCGTCGACCAGGTCGCCCACCTCACGCAGTTCCAGCGCTCGGCCCCCTGGATCCTGCCCCGCGGCGACCGCCCGGTCGGAGGCGGGCGCCGACGCCTGATGCGGCTCGCGCCCCTGCGCCGGCTCTACCGCGCCTCGCTGTTCTGGCGCCGGGAGGCCGCGGCGCTTCTCGGCTTCACCCGCGTCTCGACCATCACTGCACTCGCCGAAGCGGGAGCACGCCGGCACCTCGCCGCTTCGATCGCCGACCCGGACCTGCGCGAGCGGCTTACGCCCGATTACCGCCTCGGGTGCAAGCGTGTGCTCCTCTCCGACGACTATTACCCGGCCCTGGCCCGGCCCCATGCGAGCCTTGTCACCGCCCCGATCCGCGCGGTGCTGCCCCACGGCGTCGTCACCGCGGACGGAACCGAGCATCCGCTCGACGTGCTGATCTTCGCCACCGGCTTCTCTCCCGGCGGCAGCCTCCTGCGCACCGAGGTGATCGGGCGCGATGGCCTCAGCCTGCTCCAGGCCTGGAAGGGCGGGGCGGACGCCTTCCACGGGGTTTCGGTCGCGGGCTTTCCGAACTTCTTCCTGCTGCTCGGCCCCAATACCGGGCTCGGGCACAACTCGGTGCTCCTGATGGTCGAGGCCCAGGTCGCCCATGTCCTCGACGCGCTGGAGCGGCTGCGGGACCATCCCGGCGGCGTGCTGGAGGTGCGGCCCGAGGCGCAAGCGCGCTTCCGCGCCGAGGTCGATGCCCGGATGGAGGGCAGCATCTGGACCGAAGGCGGCTGCGGCAGCTGGTATCTCGACCGATCGGGGCGCAACCGCACGCTCTGGCCCGGCACCGTGAGTGATTACGTGCGCGGCACCGAGCGGATGCGGGCGGAGGATTACAGCCTCTTCGATCCACATCGGTCTGCGGATATCGGGCAACGCCCCTCTGCGGCATCAGCCCCAGGCTGA